Proteins from a single region of Runella sp. SP2:
- a CDS encoding tetratricopeptide repeat protein, with amino-acid sequence MNNNRLELLLQFYEEDSQDPFNAYALAMEYLNKDTAKAKVYFDTLLEEHPSYLATYYHAAALYAALENLERAEALYQKGMQLAIQQQNTKTYQELQRAHRQFLDEQEDW; translated from the coding sequence ATGAACAATAACCGACTCGAATTACTGCTTCAATTTTACGAAGAAGATTCTCAAGACCCTTTCAATGCGTATGCGTTGGCGATGGAGTATCTAAACAAAGACACGGCAAAGGCCAAAGTATATTTTGATACTTTGCTGGAGGAGCATCCTTCTTATTTAGCAACGTATTACCATGCCGCGGCGTTGTATGCGGCCCTCGAAAACCTCGAACGGGCCGAAGCACTATACCAAAAAGGGATGCAACTGGCTATCCAACAACAAAATACCAAAACATACCAAGAGCTACAACGCGCACACCGCCAATTTTTAGATGAACAAGAAGATTGGTAA
- the miaB gene encoding tRNA (N6-isopentenyl adenosine(37)-C2)-methylthiotransferase MiaB — MITSTLKILSESDKEACEVVKVSEEELAAGKKRLFIESYGCQMNFSDSEIVAAVMRNADFATTSSEDMADVVFLNTCSIRDNAEQKVRNRLKHLNTLKKKRPGMIVGVLGCMAERLKTKLLEEEKIVDIVAGPDSYRDLPRLVEEAETGQKAVNVFLSREETYADISPIRLNSNGITAYISIMRGCDNMCSFCVVPYTRGRERSRDPFSVVREAQQLFDEGYREVTLLGQNVDSYKYSPPTPDGGEGQKVNFAQLLEMVATISPDLRVRFSTSHPKDITDDVLWTMKKYENICKYIHLPAQSGNSRVLKIMNRTYDREWYIQKIDRIREILGVDCGISTDMITGFCSETEEEHQDTLTLMEYVKYDYAYMFAYSERPGTPAAKKLKDDIAEDVKKRRLQEVIAIQLQHSGERNQLAVGKIHKVLVEGPSKRSDDFLCGRNDQNKVVVFPKENFKKGDYVQVLVTECSSATLIGHVVETA, encoded by the coding sequence ATGATTACCTCAACATTAAAAATATTGTCGGAAAGCGATAAAGAGGCGTGCGAAGTCGTGAAAGTGAGTGAAGAAGAATTGGCGGCAGGAAAAAAACGGCTGTTTATAGAAAGCTATGGCTGTCAGATGAATTTTTCGGACAGCGAGATTGTCGCCGCAGTGATGCGTAACGCTGATTTTGCTACTACATCTTCTGAAGACATGGCCGATGTCGTTTTCTTAAATACCTGTTCAATCCGTGATAACGCCGAGCAGAAAGTTAGAAACCGATTGAAGCACCTCAACACGTTGAAGAAAAAACGCCCAGGTATGATTGTGGGTGTGTTGGGATGTATGGCAGAGCGCCTAAAAACCAAGCTCTTGGAAGAAGAAAAAATTGTGGACATCGTGGCAGGGCCTGACTCGTACCGCGATTTGCCAAGGTTGGTAGAGGAAGCAGAAACGGGACAAAAAGCAGTAAACGTATTTCTTTCTCGCGAAGAAACCTATGCCGATATATCACCGATTCGCCTCAATTCCAACGGCATTACGGCTTATATCAGTATCATGCGTGGATGCGATAATATGTGTAGCTTCTGCGTAGTACCTTATACCCGTGGACGTGAGCGTAGCCGCGATCCCTTTAGCGTAGTTCGTGAAGCACAACAACTCTTTGATGAAGGCTACCGTGAAGTAACGCTTTTGGGTCAAAATGTGGATTCATATAAGTATAGCCCCCCAACCCCCGATGGGGGAGAAGGGCAAAAGGTGAATTTTGCACAGTTGTTGGAAATGGTAGCGACCATTAGCCCAGATTTGCGCGTACGTTTTAGTACTTCACACCCTAAAGACATCACCGATGACGTACTTTGGACAATGAAAAAGTACGAAAACATCTGCAAATACATCCACTTGCCAGCGCAAAGCGGAAACAGTCGCGTGCTGAAAATTATGAACCGTACCTATGACCGCGAATGGTACATCCAAAAAATTGACCGTATTCGTGAGATTTTAGGGGTGGATTGTGGTATTTCAACGGATATGATTACGGGCTTTTGTTCGGAAACGGAAGAAGAACATCAAGATACGTTGACGCTGATGGAGTACGTAAAATACGATTATGCGTACATGTTTGCTTACTCAGAACGCCCAGGAACACCAGCTGCCAAAAAACTCAAAGATGACATTGCGGAGGACGTAAAAAAACGCCGTTTGCAAGAAGTAATTGCGATTCAATTGCAGCACTCTGGCGAGCGTAATCAGTTGGCAGTGGGTAAAATCCATAAAGTGTTGGTAGAAGGACCATCAAAGCGTTCGGACGACTTCTTGTGTGGCCGCAATGACCAAAATAAAGTGGTGGTATTCCCGAAAGAAAATTTCAAAAAAGGAGACTACGTACAAGTATTAGTAACAGAATGTTCGTCGGCTACTTTGATTGGCCATGTGGTAGAAACAGCTTAG
- a CDS encoding bifunctional nuclease family protein — MEKIKLEILGLSPSQSQTGSFALVLGEEYGNRRLPIIIGMFEAQAIAIEIEKIQPNRPMTHDLFKSFAKAFNYSVSEIIISDLKEGIFFARLQCTDGIRDTVIDARPSDAIAIALRFNVPIYTYETILSEAGITSGAQTDADEPIEEIVQSSKPRSWTDQIKNMSLEELHKVLEQSLNNEEYEKAAKIRDEIARRN; from the coding sequence GTGGAAAAAATAAAACTTGAAATTTTGGGGCTTTCCCCAAGCCAATCCCAAACTGGTTCGTTTGCTTTGGTGTTGGGAGAAGAATACGGGAACCGTCGTTTACCAATCATTATTGGGATGTTTGAAGCGCAAGCCATTGCGATAGAAATAGAAAAAATCCAGCCCAATCGTCCCATGACCCACGACTTGTTCAAGTCGTTTGCAAAGGCATTCAATTATTCAGTCAGTGAGATTATTATTTCGGATTTAAAAGAAGGTATCTTCTTCGCACGTTTGCAATGCACTGATGGCATTCGTGATACGGTCATTGATGCGCGCCCTTCCGATGCCATAGCCATTGCACTACGTTTCAATGTGCCAATTTATACGTACGAAACCATTTTGTCGGAAGCAGGTATAACCTCTGGCGCACAAACTGATGCCGACGAACCCATCGAAGAAATTGTACAGTCGTCAAAGCCACGTTCGTGGACTGACCAAATCAAAAACATGAGTTTGGAAGAACTTCACAAAGTGTTGGAACAATCTCTCAACAACGAAGAATACGAAAAAGCCGCTAAAATTCGTGACGAAATAGCCCGTCGGAATTAA
- a CDS encoding sigma-54-dependent Fis family transcriptional regulator, translating to MTNPEIQSIKNRFGIIGNAPALNYALNVAMQVAATDLTVLITGESGSGKESFSKIIHNLSSRKHGPFIAINCGAIPEGTIDSELFGHVKGSFTGAIEDRKGYFEITNGGTIFLDEIAEMPVGTQARLLRVLENKEFIRVGSSAVQKTDVRVVAATNVNLIDAVQRGKFREDLYYRLNTVPIAVPPLRERGSDIDLLFRKFTSDFAERYRIAPVTLTNEGKEMLISYNFPGNIRQLKNIAEQIQILEAENKVPITPQVLVKYLPNYASTTRSMTFLGAGGNNAGAGESFNERELLYKILFDMRRDMNDLKKLVLKLLSGDAHHGEILREHGSLFSSIEADTQPLSETTKLLPSGTALSASATQHSSGAMSNNTPNIIQISPYDSMDNEVVDISHESAEDESLSLEHKEKEMIVKALQRSAGKRKYAAQALGISERTLYRKIKQYDIEED from the coding sequence ATGACAAACCCTGAAATTCAATCCATTAAAAACCGTTTTGGCATTATCGGGAATGCACCTGCCCTCAACTACGCCCTTAACGTAGCGATGCAAGTAGCCGCCACCGATTTGACAGTGCTCATAACGGGAGAAAGTGGAAGTGGGAAAGAGTCGTTTTCTAAGATTATTCACAATCTTAGTTCACGTAAACATGGCCCATTTATTGCCATCAACTGCGGCGCAATTCCCGAGGGAACCATTGACTCTGAGTTGTTTGGCCACGTGAAAGGTTCGTTTACGGGAGCTATCGAAGACCGTAAAGGATATTTTGAAATTACCAACGGTGGTACAATTTTCTTGGACGAGATCGCAGAAATGCCTGTTGGTACTCAAGCACGTTTGTTGCGGGTATTGGAAAACAAGGAATTTATCCGTGTGGGATCATCGGCAGTACAAAAAACCGATGTTCGTGTGGTAGCGGCAACAAACGTAAATTTGATTGACGCAGTGCAGCGTGGTAAATTTCGCGAGGATTTGTATTATCGTCTCAATACAGTGCCGATTGCCGTGCCACCCCTTCGTGAACGGGGAAGCGACATAGATTTATTGTTTCGAAAATTTACTTCTGACTTTGCAGAAAGGTACCGAATCGCACCCGTAACGCTTACGAACGAAGGGAAAGAAATGCTAATTAGTTATAATTTCCCAGGAAATATTCGTCAGTTAAAAAACATTGCCGAGCAAATCCAAATCTTAGAAGCGGAAAATAAAGTGCCAATTACGCCGCAAGTGTTGGTAAAATACTTACCCAATTACGCATCAACGACGCGTTCGATGACGTTTTTAGGAGCAGGAGGAAACAATGCTGGTGCGGGGGAGTCATTTAATGAGCGAGAATTGTTGTACAAAATTTTGTTTGACATGCGGCGCGACATGAATGACCTCAAAAAGCTGGTTTTGAAGCTGTTGAGTGGCGATGCCCACCACGGAGAGATTTTGCGCGAACATGGTAGTCTATTTAGTAGTATAGAAGCCGACACGCAGCCTTTATCAGAAACCACGAAACTGTTGCCAAGTGGAACAGCCCTCAGTGCATCCGCAACGCAGCATTCATCTGGGGCAATGTCGAATAATACGCCTAATATTATTCAGATTTCCCCTTACGATAGCATGGATAATGAGGTAGTGGATATTTCTCACGAATCAGCGGAGGATGAGTCGCTCTCCTTGGAACATAAAGAGAAAGAGATGATTGTGAAGGCTTTACAACGCAGCGCTGGTAAACGCAAATACGCAGCGCAAGCCCTCGGAATTTCAGAACGAACATTGTACCGTAAGATAAAACAGTATGATATTGAAGAAGATTAG
- a CDS encoding electron transfer flavoprotein subunit alpha/FixB family protein, whose protein sequence is MSILIFVELDNGSIKKTSLEAVAYGAEIAKVKGTTATVLAIGNAETSELASAGAYGASKVLHANASELATENAMAYASVLAAAVQQEGAEVVILPKSGLCDSMGARAAAKLGASIVSGVTELPDLTDGFKVKRSIYTGKAFATVAVKGAIKILGIKKNAIEAVAGSGSAEVVGFSPALGGGDFVAKVISQEKASGELSLTEADIVVSGGRGMKGPEHWQPLLDLAQALGAATGCSKPVSDLDWRPHHEHIGQTGIKVAPNLYIACGISGAIQHLAGVNSSKVIVAINKDPEAPFFKAADYGIVGDVFDILPRLTKAVKESK, encoded by the coding sequence ATGTCAATTTTAATATTTGTAGAACTCGATAACGGTAGTATCAAAAAAACATCTTTAGAAGCCGTTGCGTACGGAGCAGAAATTGCCAAAGTAAAAGGAACTACCGCCACTGTTTTGGCCATTGGCAACGCCGAAACTTCAGAACTAGCCTCCGCAGGTGCGTACGGAGCCAGCAAAGTTTTGCACGCCAACGCGTCAGAATTAGCCACTGAGAATGCCATGGCTTACGCCTCGGTATTGGCCGCCGCAGTTCAACAGGAAGGAGCTGAGGTAGTTATTTTACCAAAATCAGGTTTGTGTGATTCGATGGGGGCACGTGCCGCCGCTAAATTAGGCGCAAGCATTGTATCAGGCGTCACTGAGTTACCAGATTTGACCGACGGTTTTAAAGTAAAACGCAGTATTTATACAGGCAAAGCTTTTGCAACAGTCGCGGTTAAAGGAGCAATCAAAATTTTGGGCATTAAGAAAAACGCCATTGAGGCCGTTGCTGGCAGCGGAAGTGCCGAGGTTGTTGGCTTCTCTCCTGCCCTTGGTGGTGGCGATTTTGTGGCAAAAGTAATCAGCCAAGAAAAAGCCAGCGGCGAGTTGTCGTTGACCGAAGCAGACATTGTGGTGTCGGGTGGACGTGGGATGAAAGGCCCTGAACATTGGCAACCGCTTCTCGACTTGGCACAGGCACTTGGTGCGGCCACGGGTTGTTCAAAGCCAGTTTCTGACCTTGACTGGCGTCCTCACCACGAGCACATTGGCCAAACGGGTATCAAAGTTGCACCTAATTTGTACATTGCTTGCGGAATTTCGGGAGCCATTCAGCACTTAGCGGGCGTCAACTCTTCAAAAGTGATTGTGGCTATCAACAAAGACCCCGAAGCACCATTTTTCAAAGCCGCCGATTACGGTATCGTAGGTGATGTTTTTGACATTTTACCTCGCCTGACTAAGGCTGTGAAGGAGAGTAAATAA
- a CDS encoding electron transfer flavoprotein subunit beta/FixA family protein, with protein sequence MKILVCITNVPDTTAKISFTENDTKFNKAGVQYIIGPYDDYALARAVELKEKLGGTITVLNVGEAESDPQIRKALAIGADDAIRVNCDPQDSYFTAAQIAAIAKEGSYDLILMGRESIDFNSGVVHSLVGEMLGIPSFSPVMKLDIEGSTAKFAREIEGGKENLEAPLPLVLGCQEPIAEWKIPNMRGIMTARTKPLKVVEPVAVDELATLDKYTLPAPKGACKMIPADQAETLISLLKTEAKVL encoded by the coding sequence ATGAAAATTTTAGTTTGCATTACCAACGTACCTGATACAACGGCCAAAATCAGTTTTACCGAAAATGACACTAAATTTAACAAAGCAGGCGTGCAGTACATCATCGGCCCATACGATGACTACGCCCTTGCCAGAGCCGTTGAATTGAAAGAAAAGCTGGGAGGAACCATCACCGTTTTGAACGTCGGCGAAGCCGAAAGTGACCCTCAAATCCGTAAAGCATTGGCCATTGGTGCCGACGATGCCATTCGTGTCAACTGCGACCCACAAGACTCCTACTTTACCGCTGCCCAAATTGCCGCTATTGCCAAAGAAGGTAGCTACGATTTGATTTTAATGGGACGCGAATCCATTGATTTTAACAGTGGTGTTGTTCACAGTTTAGTAGGTGAAATGCTTGGCATTCCGTCGTTTTCTCCTGTGATGAAACTTGATATTGAAGGTTCAACTGCCAAGTTTGCCCGTGAAATTGAGGGTGGTAAAGAAAACTTAGAAGCGCCACTTCCTTTGGTACTCGGCTGCCAAGAACCCATTGCTGAGTGGAAAATCCCTAACATGCGCGGAATTATGACTGCCCGTACGAAGCCCCTTAAAGTGGTTGAGCCAGTGGCCGTTGACGAGCTTGCAACCTTGGACAAATACACCTTGCCAGCCCCTAAAGGTGCTTGTAAGATGATTCCTGCCGACCAAGCAGAAACCCTCATTTCATTGCTCAAAACCGAAGCGAAGGTGTTGTAA